From a single Bacillus pumilus genomic region:
- the wrbA gene encoding NAD(P)H:quinone oxidoreductase — MENVKLAIIYYSSTGTNYQMAKWAEAGAKEAGAEVKILKVPELAPESVVASNPAWKAHLDETKDVPEVQLSDLEWADAIIFSMPTRFGNLPAQMKQFLDTTGGLWFQGKLANKAVSAMTSAQNPNGGQEQTILSLYTTMFHWGAIIAAPGYTDDSLYGAGGNPYGVSVTVDQNGKIQEDAEAAAKHQAKRTVNVAEWIKKGQNA, encoded by the coding sequence ATGGAAAACGTAAAGTTAGCGATTATTTATTATAGTTCAACAGGTACAAACTATCAGATGGCAAAATGGGCTGAAGCTGGAGCGAAAGAAGCTGGAGCAGAAGTCAAAATATTAAAGGTTCCTGAATTGGCTCCTGAATCAGTTGTGGCGTCAAATCCAGCATGGAAAGCACATTTAGATGAAACAAAGGATGTCCCAGAGGTTCAATTGAGTGATTTAGAGTGGGCAGATGCCATCATCTTTAGCATGCCGACACGTTTTGGTAACTTACCGGCTCAAATGAAGCAATTTTTAGACACAACTGGCGGCTTGTGGTTCCAAGGAAAATTGGCAAACAAAGCAGTAAGTGCGATGACATCTGCACAAAACCCAAATGGCGGACAGGAGCAAACCATTCTCAGCCTTTACACAACGATGTTCCACTGGGGAGCTATTATCGCCGCTCCTGGATACACTGATGACTCATTATACGGTGCAGGGGGCAACCCTTACGGCGTGAGTGTCACTGTTGACCAAAATGGAAAGATCCAAGAGGATGCAGAAGCTGCTGCAAAACATCAAGCAAAACGTACAGTCAATGTTGCAGAATGGATTAAAAAAGGTCAAAACGCTTAA
- a CDS encoding alpha/beta hydrolase, with product MMKHLFRKGKNEQRPVLLLLHGTGGTEEDLLPLADLVDADASVLSVRGNVLENGMPRFFRRLAEGVFDEQDLIERTEELYTFIGEAAEEYGFDRHNVVALGYSNGANIAGSLLFHYEDALKGAILHHPMVPRRGVSMPSLVGKQVFIAAGENDPMCRPEESQELEQLLQEAGASVTLHWENRGHQLTREEVDAAALWYRRQF from the coding sequence ATGATGAAACATCTTTTTCGAAAAGGAAAGAATGAACAAAGACCTGTTTTGTTATTACTGCATGGTACTGGCGGAACGGAAGAAGATTTATTGCCGCTTGCCGATTTAGTAGATGCGGACGCTTCTGTTCTTAGTGTGAGAGGAAATGTGTTGGAAAACGGTATGCCGCGCTTTTTCAGACGTTTGGCAGAGGGTGTATTTGATGAACAGGATTTAATTGAGCGGACAGAGGAACTGTATACATTTATCGGCGAGGCAGCAGAAGAATATGGGTTCGATCGTCACAATGTCGTCGCTCTCGGATATTCCAATGGGGCGAACATTGCAGGAAGTCTTTTATTCCATTACGAGGATGCGTTAAAAGGAGCTATCTTGCATCATCCAATGGTCCCGAGACGCGGGGTTTCAATGCCTTCATTAGTGGGGAAACAAGTCTTTATAGCAGCTGGTGAAAATGACCCAATGTGCCGTCCAGAGGAATCACAGGAGCTTGAGCAATTGCTTCAGGAGGCAGGCGCGTCTGTTACACTTCATTGGGAAAATCGTGGACATCAGCTAACGAGAGAAGAAGTCGATGCTGCGGCTTTATGGTATCGTCGTCAATTTTAA
- a CDS encoding ring-cleaving dioxygenase produces MIRRSLEVKKTEGIHHITAIVGHPQENVDFYAGVLGLRLVKKTVNFDDPGTYHLYFGNEGGTPGTIITFFPWPGAQKGQIGAGQVGVTTYVVPPGAFSFWKKRLEQFDISYEMVERFGEAFLSFEDPHGLLIELVERAEGKQNEWTFNGVTPDVAIKGFGGAVLLTSQPEQTMQLLEKTMGFERVGAEEDYVRFRSFGEIGNVIDVNKTPVARGRMGVGVVHHIAWRATDDQDQLDWQRHIAQSGYQVTPVQDRNYFNAIYFRELGGILFEIATDPPGFAHDESVETMGEALKLPPQYEAQRSQIEQIVLPIEVRELKGKGDA; encoded by the coding sequence ATGATTAGGAGGTCATTAGAAGTGAAGAAAACTGAAGGAATTCACCATATTACAGCCATTGTAGGGCATCCTCAGGAGAACGTTGATTTTTATGCAGGTGTTTTAGGGCTTCGTCTCGTGAAAAAGACCGTGAATTTTGATGATCCGGGCACATACCATTTATATTTTGGAAATGAAGGAGGAACTCCAGGAACGATTATTACGTTTTTCCCTTGGCCAGGTGCTCAAAAAGGACAAATTGGCGCCGGTCAAGTCGGTGTGACGACATATGTTGTGCCGCCGGGCGCTTTCTCTTTTTGGAAAAAACGTCTAGAGCAATTTGATATTTCTTATGAAATGGTTGAACGCTTTGGTGAAGCCTTTCTCTCATTTGAAGATCCACACGGCTTGTTAATTGAACTTGTAGAGCGTGCGGAAGGGAAACAAAATGAGTGGACATTTAACGGAGTCACACCAGATGTTGCGATCAAAGGATTTGGCGGAGCGGTTTTGTTAACGTCACAGCCTGAGCAAACGATGCAGCTACTCGAAAAAACAATGGGTTTTGAACGAGTCGGAGCAGAAGAGGACTATGTGAGATTCCGTTCATTTGGTGAGATTGGCAATGTGATTGATGTGAACAAAACACCTGTTGCACGAGGACGTATGGGTGTTGGGGTGGTGCACCATATTGCATGGAGAGCAACAGATGATCAGGATCAATTAGATTGGCAAAGACATATTGCGCAAAGCGGGTATCAAGTGACTCCTGTGCAAGACCGAAATTACTTCAATGCCATTTATTTTAGAGAGCTTGGCGGCATATTATTTGAGATTGCGACTGATCCTCCAGGGTTTGCACACGATGAATCAGTGGAAACAATGGGTGAAGCATTGAAACTGCCACCTCAATATGAGGCGCAGCGCAGTCAGATTGAACAAATTGTACTGCCAATAGAAGTGAGAGAGTTGAAAGGGAAAGGAGATGCATGA
- a CDS encoding ABC transporter permease/substrate-binding protein: MNDWTSVLWDRKEQLGHALLEHIQISFIALFLAILIAIPLGIYLTRVPKLAEWVIGVTAVLQTIPSLALLGLLIPLVGIGQVPAIIALVVYALLPILRNTYTGIQEVDPSLREAALAMGMNHRKRLLKVELPLAMPVIMAGIRTGMVLIVGTATLAALIGAGGLGSLILLGIDRNDMSLIVIGAIPAALLALLFDVVLRTFEKISFKKTLISVTAFAVIAGAVVAGPLLFQQEKKEITIGGKLGAEPEILISMYKLLIEQDTDIQVNLKPGLGKTSFVFQALRSGDIDIYPEFTGTAISEFLKETAKSTDKEKVYEQARRGLESSFQLRLLEPMAYNNTYALAVPQSLADQYDVSNISDLGKIKNRIKAGFTLEFSDRQDGYRGIQKVYQFSFDDVVTMEPKLRYRAIQKGDINLVDAYSTDSELRQYKLKVLDDDQHVFPPYQGAPLLRQDTLTEYPEIETSLNKLGGQITDDEMREMNYEVNVKGKEAFQVAKAYLKKKKLLK, translated from the coding sequence ATGAATGATTGGACCAGTGTGTTATGGGACCGAAAAGAACAATTGGGTCACGCCTTACTAGAGCATATTCAAATTTCTTTTATTGCTTTATTTTTAGCGATTTTGATTGCCATTCCATTAGGTATCTATTTAACGAGGGTACCGAAGCTAGCGGAGTGGGTGATTGGGGTGACGGCTGTCTTGCAAACAATTCCGTCGCTCGCGCTGCTTGGCTTGCTGATTCCTCTCGTTGGGATTGGGCAAGTTCCTGCCATTATCGCGCTTGTCGTCTATGCCCTACTCCCTATTTTAAGAAATACATATACAGGCATTCAGGAGGTCGACCCTTCCCTAAGAGAAGCGGCTCTCGCCATGGGAATGAATCACCGCAAACGGTTATTAAAGGTGGAGCTGCCTCTGGCCATGCCAGTCATCATGGCTGGTATCCGAACTGGGATGGTTCTCATTGTGGGGACTGCCACTCTTGCCGCACTGATCGGAGCTGGAGGATTAGGAAGTCTGATTCTACTTGGAATTGATCGAAATGATATGTCGCTCATTGTCATCGGCGCCATACCAGCTGCCCTGCTCGCTCTCTTATTTGATGTCGTGCTGCGTACTTTTGAAAAAATATCCTTTAAAAAGACGTTGATCTCTGTGACGGCTTTTGCTGTGATTGCAGGAGCAGTTGTCGCGGGCCCATTACTGTTTCAACAAGAAAAGAAAGAAATCACCATTGGTGGAAAGTTAGGGGCGGAGCCTGAAATTTTGATCTCAATGTATAAGCTTTTAATTGAGCAGGATACGGATATTCAAGTCAATCTTAAGCCTGGTCTTGGCAAGACGTCCTTTGTTTTTCAAGCTTTACGCTCCGGTGATATTGATATTTATCCTGAGTTTACAGGTACTGCAATTTCTGAGTTCCTTAAAGAAACAGCGAAAAGCACAGATAAAGAAAAAGTGTATGAGCAAGCGCGGCGCGGTTTGGAATCATCCTTTCAGCTCCGTCTTCTTGAGCCGATGGCTTACAACAATACGTATGCTTTAGCTGTGCCTCAGTCGCTGGCCGATCAATATGATGTATCCAATATTTCAGATTTAGGCAAGATCAAGAATCGTATAAAAGCTGGTTTTACGTTAGAATTTTCTGATCGTCAGGATGGGTATCGAGGTATTCAAAAGGTCTATCAATTCTCCTTTGACGATGTGGTCACGATGGAACCGAAGCTTCGGTATCGAGCCATTCAAAAAGGGGATATCAATTTGGTCGATGCATATTCGACAGACAGTGAATTGAGACAATATAAATTAAAGGTGCTCGATGATGATCAGCATGTTTTCCCGCCATATCAAGGAGCACCACTGCTAAGGCAGGATACATTAACTGAGTACCCTGAGATTGAGACCTCTCTCAATAAGCTTGGTGGCCAAATCACAGACGATGAGATGAGAGAGATGAATTATGAAGTGAATGTGAAAGGTAAGGAAGCATTTCAGGTAGCGAAAGCCTATTTAAAAAAGAAAAAATTATTGAAATAA
- a CDS encoding ABC transporter ATP-binding protein yields the protein MIEFKKVSMQFSDDLYAVQSVDLEIQKGEFFVFIGPSGSGKTTTLKMINRLISSTEGEIYIKGQNVSDYDMYELRWDIGYVLQQIALFPHMTIEENIAVVPELKQWSRSEINKRVDELMQMVGLDPAMYRHRKPSELSGGQQQRVGVARALAADPEIVLMDEPFSALDPLTREKLQDDLLDLQRRIQKTIVFVTHDMQEAMRLGDRICIMKEGKVVQIGRPEELVQYPVNDFVREFVSGAARHVGHQAFELETIARPMTQEALLGYEVISAHAPLDDVLSKLAKHEELAVEKDGERMGLVNRQAVIQFLADFPRERGESHE from the coding sequence ATGATTGAATTTAAGAAGGTATCGATGCAATTTTCTGATGACCTCTATGCCGTTCAATCGGTTGATTTGGAGATTCAGAAAGGTGAGTTTTTTGTATTCATTGGACCTAGTGGAAGCGGGAAAACGACGACATTGAAAATGATCAATCGTCTCATTTCTTCTACAGAAGGTGAAATTTACATAAAGGGCCAAAATGTAAGTGACTATGATATGTATGAGCTACGCTGGGATATTGGGTATGTCCTGCAGCAAATCGCTCTTTTTCCTCATATGACCATTGAAGAAAATATCGCTGTGGTGCCAGAGCTTAAACAGTGGAGCCGGAGCGAGATCAATAAACGTGTCGATGAATTGATGCAGATGGTTGGGCTTGATCCAGCTATGTATCGACATCGAAAGCCGTCAGAGCTGTCTGGCGGACAGCAGCAGCGTGTCGGTGTGGCACGTGCTCTTGCGGCTGATCCAGAGATTGTCCTCATGGATGAACCTTTTAGTGCGTTAGATCCACTGACGAGGGAGAAATTGCAGGATGATCTGCTTGATTTGCAGCGCCGTATTCAAAAGACCATTGTCTTCGTGACACATGATATGCAAGAAGCCATGAGACTTGGTGACCGAATTTGTATCATGAAGGAAGGTAAAGTGGTGCAAATTGGTCGTCCAGAGGAATTGGTTCAATACCCAGTCAATGACTTTGTGCGAGAGTTTGTCTCAGGGGCTGCTCGCCATGTGGGACATCAAGCGTTTGAGTTAGAGACCATAGCTAGACCAATGACTCAGGAGGCTCTTTTAGGCTATGAAGTTATTTCAGCACATGCACCGCTGGATGATGTCTTATCTAAATTGGCAAAGCATGAGGAATTGGCTGTGGAAAAGGATGGGGAGCGAATGGGTCTAGTGAATCGTCAAGCGGTGATTCAGTTTTTAGCTGATTTTCCTAGAGAGCGGGGCGAGTCACATGAATGA
- the rpsR gene encoding 30S ribosomal protein S18, with amino-acid sequence MAGGRRGGRAKRRKVCFFTSNGITHIDYKDVDLLRKFVSERGKILPRRVTGTSAKYQRKLTLAIKKSRQMALLPYVTGE; translated from the coding sequence ATGGCAGGTGGACGCAGAGGCGGTCGTGCGAAACGTCGTAAGGTATGTTTCTTTACTTCTAACGGTATCACGCACATCGATTACAAAGATGTTGATCTTCTTAGAAAGTTTGTTTCTGAGCGTGGTAAAATTTTACCTCGTCGTGTAACAGGAACTAGCGCTAAGTATCAACGTAAATTGACATTAGCGATTAAAAAATCACGTCAAATGGCATTACTTCCATACGTTACTGGTGAGTAA
- the ssbA gene encoding single-stranded DNA-binding protein SsbA, translating into MLNRVVLVGRLTKDPELRYTPNGAAVATFTLAVNRTFTNQSGEREADFINCVTWRRQAENVANFLKKGSLAGVDGRLQTRNYENQQGQRVFVTEVQAESVQFLEPKSGGAGSGGYSGGGNSGGQYYGGSQNDQNPFGNEPSQNPYGNQSNQQNRNQGNSFNDDPFANDGKPIDISDDDLPF; encoded by the coding sequence ATGCTAAACCGTGTTGTATTGGTCGGAAGACTAACAAAAGACCCTGAGCTTCGCTACACGCCTAATGGTGCGGCTGTAGCCACGTTTACTCTAGCTGTGAATCGTACGTTTACGAATCAATCTGGAGAGCGTGAAGCCGATTTCATTAACTGTGTTACTTGGAGAAGACAAGCCGAGAACGTGGCTAATTTCTTGAAAAAAGGAAGTCTTGCCGGTGTAGACGGTCGTTTGCAGACAAGAAACTATGAAAATCAGCAAGGACAGCGTGTCTTCGTGACAGAGGTTCAAGCTGAAAGTGTTCAATTTCTTGAGCCTAAGAGCGGCGGTGCTGGTTCAGGTGGATACAGCGGCGGTGGTAATAGCGGAGGCCAGTATTATGGCGGTAGCCAAAACGATCAGAATCCATTCGGAAATGAACCAAGTCAAAATCCATATGGCAATCAAAGCAACCAACAAAATCGTAATCAGGGAAATAGCTTTAATGATGACCCATTTGCGAATGATGGTAAACCGATTGACATCTCCGATGATGATTTGCCATTCTAA
- the rpsF gene encoding 30S ribosomal protein S6 has product MRKYEVMYIIRPTVDDEAKKAVIERFNNVLTSNGAEITGTKDWGKRRLAYEINDFREGFYQIVNVQSDAAAVQEFDRLAKISDDIIRHIVVKEEV; this is encoded by the coding sequence ATGAGAAAGTACGAAGTTATGTACATCATCCGCCCAACAGTTGACGATGAGGCTAAAAAAGCAGTTATCGAGCGTTTCAATAACGTGTTAACTTCTAACGGTGCGGAGATCACTGGAACAAAGGATTGGGGTAAACGTCGTCTTGCATACGAAATCAACGATTTCCGTGAAGGCTTCTACCAAATCGTAAACGTTCAATCTGACGCTGCAGCAGTTCAAGAATTTGACCGCTTAGCTAAGATCAGTGACGATATCATTCGCCACATTGTTGTTAAAGAAGAAGTATAA
- the ychF gene encoding redox-regulated ATPase YchF: MALTAGIVGLPNVGKSTLFNAITQAGAESANYPFCTIDPNVGIVEVPDERLQKLTELVQPKKTVPTAFEFTDIAGIVKGASKGEGLGNKFLSHIRQVDAICHVVRAFADDNITHVSGKVDPVSDIETINLELILADVETVEKRLARVSKLAKQKDKEAVAEFDILSKLMHAFEAGQSARSVEFTDEQQKLVKQLHLLTSKPVLYVANVSEDEVADHDGNEYVQQIREFASGENAEVIVVCAKIESEIAELEGEEKQMFLEELGIKESGLDQLIKASYSLLGLATYFTAGEQEVRAWTFKKGMKAPECAGIIHTDFERGFIRAETVAYEDLLAGGSMSAAKEAGKVRLEGKEYVVKDGDVIHFRFNV; this comes from the coding sequence ATGGCTTTAACAGCTGGTATTGTTGGCTTACCTAACGTCGGGAAGTCAACGCTATTTAATGCAATTACACAGGCTGGAGCGGAGTCTGCTAACTATCCGTTTTGTACCATTGATCCAAACGTGGGAATTGTAGAAGTTCCAGACGAAAGATTACAAAAGCTAACAGAATTGGTGCAGCCTAAAAAGACAGTTCCGACTGCTTTTGAATTCACTGATATTGCTGGTATTGTCAAAGGAGCTTCTAAAGGTGAAGGTTTAGGGAATAAATTCCTTTCTCACATTCGCCAAGTAGATGCGATCTGTCATGTGGTGAGAGCTTTTGCAGATGATAATATCACACACGTATCAGGTAAGGTTGACCCTGTGTCGGATATCGAAACCATTAATTTAGAATTGATTTTGGCTGATGTAGAAACAGTTGAAAAGCGTTTGGCTCGTGTGAGTAAGCTTGCGAAACAAAAGGACAAGGAAGCGGTAGCTGAATTTGATATTTTGTCGAAGCTAATGCACGCATTTGAAGCTGGGCAATCGGCAAGATCTGTAGAATTTACGGATGAGCAGCAAAAGCTTGTGAAACAGCTTCATTTACTGACATCTAAACCAGTTCTTTATGTAGCGAATGTGAGTGAGGATGAAGTAGCGGATCACGATGGCAACGAATATGTGCAGCAAATCCGTGAGTTTGCTTCTGGTGAAAATGCTGAAGTCATCGTCGTTTGCGCAAAGATTGAGTCTGAAATTGCAGAGCTTGAAGGAGAAGAGAAGCAAATGTTCCTTGAAGAGCTTGGCATTAAAGAATCAGGTTTAGATCAGCTGATCAAAGCGTCTTATTCACTTCTTGGGTTAGCTACTTATTTCACAGCAGGTGAGCAGGAAGTACGTGCTTGGACATTTAAAAAAGGAATGAAGGCACCAGAATGTGCTGGAATCATTCATACGGACTTCGAGCGTGGATTTATTCGTGCTGAAACAGTTGCTTATGAGGATTTACTAGCTGGCGGAAGTATGTCTGCTGCAAAAGAGGCAGGAAAAGTCCGTCTAGAAGGTAAAGAATATGTAGTGAAAGATGGAGACGTCATTCATTTCCGTTTTAACGTATAG
- a CDS encoding DUF951 domain-containing protein: MADKAFGLHDVVEMKKPHPCGVNRWKVIRLGMDIRIKCEGCGHSVMIPRRDFERKMKKILVKHEEPTA; the protein is encoded by the coding sequence ATGGCAGACAAAGCGTTTGGGTTACACGATGTCGTAGAGATGAAAAAGCCCCATCCATGTGGTGTCAATCGGTGGAAGGTCATTCGTTTGGGCATGGATATTCGCATTAAATGTGAAGGCTGTGGACACAGCGTGATGATTCCAAGAAGAGACTTTGAACGAAAAATGAAGAAAATTCTCGTCAAGCATGAGGAGCCAACTGCTTAA
- a CDS encoding hydrolase, with amino-acid sequence MVNRKDRLTDKEYKIISDHAGNIDNYQQHHTIEIGQQTLTVRDFLKVDHQLYGLTMQPEQSDEFIVAFHCPLPNQTTVTSPQDIHTAAQSLLKTDYAYPIEKKSLEGNQDHAFFKGKEYIEQVCQQHPNAGIYLTGQALAGAVCAYVATEQPAVKKAVTFDSPNIWSSLSPSIQQKAQQGQYTRVLTEYIQPSHYVGLLNRQDHGVGQVKYTVPPRQQDAAQESVRYKKREIDTFLKSAFSSMNIEWNESFDTNAFLALISGSYKVNGYSFHKDGSARMLDEQLDHNTSFTAMLLQEIHSGRAYAQSGLEIIIKSHLLKNSSYDLQSIIEHEVHTVFERIDGIDESVKDAVQHVKQELKGLVGFGHYDLLSPSDVEALVEEVRMEQHHSSFYSHDKQLNALYTLRDYEQELSTLSRHMYTMGDDYAKADRRLAVQMGIH; translated from the coding sequence ATGGTCAATCGAAAGGATAGATTAACTGATAAAGAATATAAAATCATATCCGATCATGCTGGAAACATAGACAATTACCAGCAGCACCATACGATAGAAATAGGTCAGCAAACGCTCACTGTCCGCGATTTTCTCAAAGTCGATCATCAATTATATGGTTTAACGATGCAGCCGGAACAATCAGATGAGTTCATCGTCGCTTTTCACTGTCCACTGCCAAATCAAACGACAGTGACCTCGCCACAAGATATACACACAGCGGCACAGTCATTGCTCAAAACGGATTATGCCTATCCGATTGAAAAGAAGTCCCTTGAGGGCAATCAAGATCATGCCTTTTTTAAAGGGAAGGAATACATAGAGCAAGTCTGTCAGCAGCATCCAAATGCAGGTATCTATCTCACTGGACAAGCACTTGCCGGTGCTGTTTGTGCTTATGTTGCAACAGAACAGCCAGCTGTCAAAAAAGCCGTCACCTTTGATAGCCCAAATATATGGAGCAGTCTGTCGCCTTCAATTCAGCAGAAGGCACAGCAAGGTCAATATACACGAGTATTGACTGAATATATTCAACCTAGTCATTATGTCGGTTTACTCAATCGTCAAGATCATGGGGTTGGTCAAGTGAAGTACACCGTACCACCAAGGCAGCAAGACGCCGCCCAAGAATCCGTTAGATATAAAAAAAGAGAAATTGACACCTTTTTAAAATCAGCTTTTTCGTCTATGAATATAGAATGGAACGAATCCTTTGATACAAACGCTTTTTTAGCTCTTATTTCTGGGAGCTATAAAGTAAATGGGTATTCATTCCATAAAGATGGATCTGCCCGTATGTTAGATGAACAGCTTGATCATAATACAAGTTTTACAGCTATGCTGTTGCAAGAAATTCATTCTGGACGTGCATATGCACAAAGCGGTCTTGAAATTATCATAAAATCCCATTTACTGAAAAACTCATCCTACGATCTTCAGAGCATTATTGAACATGAAGTTCACACTGTATTTGAGAGAATCGATGGGATCGATGAAAGTGTAAAAGACGCCGTCCAGCATGTAAAACAAGAGCTAAAAGGACTCGTCGGCTTTGGCCACTATGATTTATTAAGTCCTAGTGATGTGGAAGCTTTGGTAGAGGAAGTGAGGATGGAACAACATCATTCCTCCTTTTATTCACACGACAAACAGCTTAATGCCCTGTACACCCTAAGAGATTACGAACAGGAACTTTCTACCCTTTCAAGACATATGTACACAATGGGTGATGACTACGCCAAGGCAGATAGACGCCTTGCAGTACAAATGGGTATTCATTAA
- a CDS encoding YkvI family membrane protein produces MFVWKAGSRWTLLILGSLIGAGYASGQEIWQFFGIDSGLAILLFTLMFMLSTYVVLKISYEVRADHFVPVLERLVGPWLAKVYDVLIVLYLFTTTTVMIAGGGVTLEMYHVPFWVGIGAFCLFSFMIFFWDVKGLLSVNAFIIPILVAGLIYAFVFYYMNHDHMWRIDFGQQYNWPASIVFASLNILSVVAVLSSVGKEMKGLGEAKVASILSGLIFGVISYVYNEILVDISGSLSAEGIPLFTVLEGAPTSLFVFMTVVLCLAIYTTTAAGLFGLSSRMLSLVRLPRWLVVLVMLLLMAPLTSLGFADLIAFLYPIYSLLNLYLLVCLMLYPILSKKIFSRSKNYIDKIK; encoded by the coding sequence ATGTTTGTGTGGAAGGCTGGTTCAAGGTGGACGCTTTTAATTTTAGGAAGCTTAATAGGGGCGGGGTATGCTTCCGGCCAAGAAATTTGGCAGTTTTTTGGCATTGATAGCGGACTAGCCATTCTACTGTTTACATTGATGTTTATGCTGTCTACCTATGTGGTGTTGAAAATCAGTTATGAGGTGCGTGCCGATCACTTTGTGCCAGTGCTAGAGCGGCTTGTCGGTCCATGGCTGGCTAAAGTGTATGACGTTTTAATTGTCCTTTATTTATTCACGACAACGACGGTCATGATTGCCGGTGGCGGGGTGACGCTCGAGATGTATCATGTGCCATTTTGGGTGGGTATCGGTGCATTTTGTCTGTTTTCATTTATGATTTTTTTCTGGGATGTGAAAGGGCTCTTATCTGTGAATGCTTTCATTATACCAATTTTGGTGGCGGGTCTCATCTATGCGTTTGTTTTTTATTATATGAACCATGATCATATGTGGCGGATTGATTTTGGGCAGCAGTACAATTGGCCTGCCAGCATTGTCTTTGCTTCTTTGAATATATTATCTGTTGTGGCCGTGCTGTCTTCGGTTGGGAAAGAAATGAAGGGACTTGGAGAGGCCAAAGTGGCGAGTATATTAAGCGGTCTCATTTTTGGAGTGATCTCGTACGTATATAACGAAATACTAGTTGATATATCTGGGAGCCTATCAGCAGAGGGCATTCCTTTGTTTACAGTATTAGAAGGGGCGCCAACGTCATTGTTTGTGTTTATGACTGTTGTCCTTTGTCTAGCCATTTATACGACGACAGCCGCTGGTTTATTTGGTCTATCCAGCCGAATGCTCTCTCTTGTACGATTGCCTCGCTGGCTGGTTGTGCTGGTGATGCTTCTTTTGATGGCGCCTTTGACATCACTTGGATTTGCAGATTTGATTGCTTTCTTGTATCCGATATATAGTTTATTGAATCTTTATTTGCTTGTCTGTTTAATGCTATATCCGATTTTAAGTAAAAAGATATTTTCCCGCTCTAAAAATTATATTGATAAAATAAAATAA
- the yyaC gene encoding spore protease YyaC, with translation MNSKNGLFFRNRVKEYVSHTDTNAIQQLKSILFSHLQKAGKRPVAIVCIGTDRSTGDSLGPLVGAKLSGLDLKKLHVYGTLSDPVHAVNLKEKLAEIEQAHKHPFIVAIDACLGRVKSVGSFQIGDGPLKPGAGVQKELPEVGDIHINGIVNVSGFMEYFVLQNTRLHLVMSMANTLSESLSHIDQMDWTREKNRSLFSPIQNITGRI, from the coding sequence ATGAATAGCAAGAACGGTCTTTTTTTTAGAAATAGGGTGAAAGAATACGTGTCCCATACGGATACAAATGCCATTCAACAACTTAAAAGTATTTTATTCTCGCATCTTCAGAAAGCAGGAAAAAGACCCGTTGCCATTGTTTGTATTGGCACCGACCGCTCAACTGGCGACTCTCTAGGTCCACTTGTTGGTGCAAAGCTTTCCGGTCTGGATTTGAAAAAGCTTCATGTATATGGAACACTCTCTGACCCAGTTCATGCTGTCAATCTAAAAGAAAAGCTCGCTGAAATTGAACAAGCTCATAAACATCCGTTTATTGTGGCGATTGATGCCTGTTTAGGCAGAGTGAAAAGTGTAGGTTCCTTCCAAATTGGAGATGGGCCGTTAAAGCCAGGAGCAGGCGTACAAAAGGAGCTGCCAGAGGTAGGAGATATTCATATTAATGGGATCGTCAATGTGAGCGGCTTTATGGAATACTTCGTTCTCCAAAACACCCGTCTCCATCTTGTCATGTCTATGGCCAATACACTTTCTGAAAGTCTATCTCACATTGATCAAATGGATTGGACAAGAGAAAAAAACCGGTCTCTTTTCTCCCCTATTCAAAATATCACTGGGAGAATATAA